The following are encoded in a window of Flavobacterium cupriresistens genomic DNA:
- a CDS encoding OmpA family protein, which translates to MKIKTLTLVLIACITFACNSNKKQNDLTDTADSLVSPPTAEKPAAAISANQFDINSIPVSDKPLGAFPYFNLPENYEGNPKDNTSDFDVAYFWVKDHFEKPEGKIFYARIKAKEGKSYSDLEVARNLEELIKSVDGVKVSQMKVPVDSSHTVPDNNRVKYMNGYGFMASAVTTTYLIRRADKNIWVQLTPGDDAVSAGWMVLETKPFKMTASLIKAEAIKNELDTKGHIALYINFDTDKATIKTESIPIVDEIQKLLTNNPNLKIAIEGHTDNSGIAARNKKLSEDRANAVKAALTSKGINATRLQTKGWGADKPVTDNNSEENKAKNRRVEIVKA; encoded by the coding sequence ATGAAAATCAAAACCTTAACCTTAGTCCTAATTGCCTGCATAACCTTTGCATGCAATTCTAATAAAAAACAGAATGATCTGACCGATACCGCAGATTCTCTGGTATCGCCCCCAACTGCTGAGAAACCTGCTGCAGCAATTTCCGCTAATCAATTCGACATTAATTCGATCCCTGTTTCAGACAAACCTCTTGGTGCTTTCCCTTATTTTAATCTGCCTGAAAATTATGAAGGCAATCCAAAAGATAATACTTCTGACTTTGATGTTGCTTATTTTTGGGTAAAAGACCATTTTGAAAAACCGGAGGGGAAAATTTTCTATGCCCGAATTAAGGCCAAAGAAGGAAAATCGTATAGCGATCTTGAAGTAGCACGAAATCTGGAAGAGTTAATTAAAAGTGTTGATGGTGTAAAGGTATCTCAAATGAAAGTACCGGTGGACTCCTCTCATACCGTTCCGGATAATAACCGTGTAAAATATATGAATGGTTATGGTTTTATGGCAAGTGCCGTTACCACAACTTATCTGATTCGCCGTGCCGACAAAAACATTTGGGTACAACTTACGCCTGGTGATGATGCTGTTTCTGCCGGATGGATGGTTCTGGAAACAAAACCATTTAAAATGACGGCTTCTCTTATCAAAGCAGAGGCTATAAAAAACGAACTTGATACTAAAGGACATATAGCGCTTTACATAAATTTCGACACGGATAAAGCCACAATAAAAACAGAATCCATACCGATTGTTGATGAAATCCAAAAATTATTAACGAATAATCCCAACCTTAAAATCGCTATTGAAGGACATACTGACAACAGCGGTATTGCCGCTCGCAATAAAAAACTTTCTGAAGACAGAGCAAATGCCGTAAAAGCTGCATTAACTTCTAAAGGAATAAATGCGACAAGATTACAAACCAAAGGTTGGGGAGCTGATAAGCCTGTCACGGATAACAACAGTGAAGAGAATAAAGCAAAGAACCGCAGGGTAGAAATCGTAAAAGCATAA
- a CDS encoding ribonuclease HII, translating into MLEKNFSGFTFETGTDEAGRGCLAGPVTAAAVILPVDFCNSILNDSKQLSEKIREKLKPIIELEAICFSVTHLHPKEIDEINILNASMKGMQECILKLNQTPEFIIVDGNRALNAKLGLKNTFGKQFSKTEIALLKSIPNQSIIKGDSKFLSIAAASVLAKTYRDEYMNQIHEEFPMYNWKKNKGYPTKEHREAIKKYGPTKYHRMSFRLLPDQLELF; encoded by the coding sequence ATGCTTGAAAAAAATTTCTCCGGATTTACTTTTGAAACTGGTACAGACGAAGCTGGAAGAGGTTGTTTGGCTGGTCCTGTAACTGCAGCTGCCGTAATTCTGCCTGTTGATTTTTGCAATTCCATTTTAAATGATAGTAAACAGTTATCCGAAAAAATCAGAGAGAAACTAAAACCGATTATAGAACTGGAGGCCATTTGCTTTTCTGTAACACACTTACATCCGAAAGAGATTGATGAAATAAACATTCTGAACGCTTCCATGAAAGGCATGCAGGAATGTATCTTAAAATTAAATCAAACCCCGGAATTTATTATTGTAGATGGTAATCGTGCTTTGAATGCAAAACTGGGTTTAAAAAATACTTTCGGAAAACAATTCTCCAAAACTGAAATAGCCTTATTAAAGTCAATTCCAAATCAAAGTATAATAAAAGGAGATTCTAAATTCTTAAGTATTGCCGCTGCCTCCGTTTTAGCTAAAACGTATCGTGACGAATATATGAATCAAATTCACGAAGAGTTTCCGATGTACAATTGGAAAAAGAACAAAGGTTATCCTACTAAAGAACATCGCGAAGCCATTAAAAAATATGGCCCGACCAAATACCATCGTATGTCTTTTAGATTACTACCGGATCAATTGGAGTTGTTCTAA
- a CDS encoding SusC/RagA family TonB-linked outer membrane protein, which produces MKLKLQWIFTLLVALSMQFSFAQERTVSGKVSDQTGVIPGVNVVVKGSKVSTYTDFDGSYSVKAKTGDVLVFSYVGLSNKQVTVGTSNTLNVSLESEAQVMNEVVVVAYGKAKKGSYTGSVSSIKAEALEDRALTNVLSGLDGATSGVQIQSSAGQPGSAPQVRIRGFSSINGSNTPLYIVDGVPFAGDISTINSTDVESMSILKDAASTSLYGSKAANGVVIITTKTGKSKKDKFTLNLSTGLSNRSIPEYSRVNAYQYYPLMWEAARNGLLTSGGTTLAAANQDASNRIFDDLIVNPFNVPNNQIVGVDGKLNPNAQLLYPGDLDWEKAITRVGVRRNIDFSYQGRSETSNYFVSLSHLNEQGNIINSDFERTTARININSKFKEWFKTGLNLSGALTDSKQAVEGVANTNAFVNPFSAVRYMGPIYPIFDHNADGSYTLDEKGERVYSTLRGASAANGRNIVYETLYNQDRDEAISLNARTFAEFRLSKDLKFTTNYAIDKRTLNNSSYQNGLIGDAAQSGAAGRQNTVFTGVTFNQIFDYSKSFGQHNVTAMLGHESFEYSTSFTSGDKKQQNVGLNTELINFVGVTDLTSYSRGYTTEAYFSRVGYDYDGKYIASASFRRDGSSKFAKDNRWGNFWSVGGAWNISKESFLVNNSWINELRVRASYGEVGNDSHISNDGLNFYINQPLYSLGFDNINEGGFIANTTGAPNLQWEKNAQSDVAVEFSFFKNRFSGSVEYYHRKTDGLIFENPLPLSLGLDNRVENIGSMYNNGIEISLNGTIIKTADFSWDLNINASTINNKITSLPQKEIISGTKKYSVGSSAYDYWLRDWYGVDSSDGSALYTLDPNLSRTGATDERIVDGNRVTTNQNKALYQYAGSALPDLFGSFTNTFKYKGLELSVLFTYQLGGKTYDTNYASLMHTGSALGSALSTDILNRWQKPGDVTDVPRLDAVRNSQFSAASDRWLVDSDYLSWRQATLAYNLPKNLVDKLGLDNMRFFVNGENLVLFTKRKGLDPTQNFNGTTQNRFSPARTVSLGLNLNF; this is translated from the coding sequence ATGAAATTAAAATTACAATGGATTTTTACGCTATTAGTGGCGTTATCTATGCAGTTTTCTTTTGCACAAGAGCGAACTGTATCCGGAAAGGTGTCTGACCAAACAGGTGTCATTCCAGGAGTGAATGTTGTTGTTAAAGGAAGTAAGGTAAGTACTTATACTGATTTCGACGGAAGTTATTCAGTAAAAGCAAAAACAGGAGATGTTTTAGTTTTCTCATACGTAGGTTTGAGTAACAAACAAGTGACTGTTGGAACTTCAAATACTTTAAACGTTTCTTTAGAGTCAGAGGCTCAAGTAATGAACGAAGTTGTAGTTGTAGCTTACGGAAAAGCTAAAAAAGGAAGTTATACAGGATCTGTTTCTTCTATTAAAGCAGAGGCATTAGAAGATCGTGCTTTGACTAACGTTTTATCTGGTTTAGATGGTGCGACATCTGGAGTTCAGATTCAAAGTTCAGCTGGTCAGCCGGGATCGGCACCTCAGGTGAGAATTAGAGGTTTTAGTTCGATCAACGGATCAAACACACCTCTATATATTGTAGATGGTGTTCCTTTTGCTGGAGATATCAGTACAATTAACAGTACAGACGTTGAAAGTATGAGTATCTTAAAAGATGCTGCTTCTACTTCTTTGTACGGATCAAAAGCAGCAAATGGGGTGGTTATTATCACTACTAAGACAGGTAAATCTAAAAAAGATAAATTTACATTAAATCTTAGTACAGGTTTGTCGAACAGATCTATTCCGGAGTATAGTAGAGTAAACGCATACCAATATTATCCTTTGATGTGGGAAGCCGCCAGAAATGGACTGTTAACATCAGGGGGAACAACACTTGCGGCAGCTAATCAAGATGCCTCTAACAGGATTTTTGATGATTTGATAGTAAATCCGTTTAACGTTCCTAATAATCAAATAGTAGGGGTGGATGGTAAATTAAATCCAAATGCTCAATTGTTGTATCCTGGAGATTTAGATTGGGAAAAAGCAATTACCAGAGTAGGTGTTAGAAGAAATATTGATTTCTCTTATCAGGGAAGAAGTGAGACTTCTAACTATTTTGTTTCTTTAAGCCACTTAAACGAGCAGGGGAATATTATAAATTCTGATTTTGAAAGAACTACCGCGCGTATTAATATTAATTCAAAATTCAAAGAATGGTTTAAAACTGGTTTGAATTTGTCCGGAGCTTTAACAGACTCTAAACAGGCTGTTGAAGGAGTGGCTAATACGAATGCTTTCGTTAACCCTTTTAGCGCAGTTAGATACATGGGGCCAATTTATCCAATATTTGACCATAATGCTGATGGCTCTTATACGTTAGATGAGAAAGGAGAAAGAGTGTATTCTACTTTAAGAGGAGCAAGTGCAGCAAATGGACGTAATATTGTATATGAAACATTATACAATCAGGATCGCGACGAGGCAATATCTTTAAATGCAAGAACATTTGCAGAATTTAGGCTTTCTAAAGATCTTAAGTTTACAACTAATTATGCTATTGATAAGCGTACGCTAAATAACTCATCATATCAAAACGGACTTATCGGTGATGCTGCACAATCAGGAGCGGCTGGTAGACAGAATACGGTTTTCACCGGAGTTACTTTCAATCAAATCTTTGATTATTCAAAATCTTTTGGGCAACACAATGTAACAGCAATGCTAGGGCATGAAAGTTTTGAGTACAGTACTTCATTTACATCTGGAGACAAAAAACAACAAAATGTTGGATTAAATACAGAATTGATTAATTTTGTAGGTGTTACAGATTTAACGTCTTACTCAAGAGGATATACTACAGAGGCTTATTTCTCAAGAGTAGGATATGACTATGATGGAAAATATATCGCATCTGCTTCATTCCGTAGAGATGGTTCTTCTAAATTTGCAAAAGACAATCGTTGGGGTAATTTCTGGTCTGTAGGTGGGGCATGGAATATCTCAAAAGAGAGTTTCTTAGTAAACAATTCATGGATTAATGAATTAAGAGTTAGAGCGTCTTATGGTGAAGTGGGTAACGATTCTCATATTAGCAATGACGGTCTTAATTTTTACATCAATCAACCGCTTTATTCTTTAGGTTTTGATAATATTAACGAAGGGGGGTTTATAGCTAACACTACTGGAGCACCAAATTTGCAATGGGAGAAGAATGCTCAGTCAGATGTTGCTGTTGAATTTTCGTTCTTTAAAAACAGATTTAGTGGTAGTGTTGAATACTACCACCGTAAAACAGATGGCCTTATTTTCGAGAATCCACTACCATTATCACTTGGTTTAGATAATAGAGTTGAGAATATTGGATCTATGTATAATAATGGTATTGAGATTTCGTTAAACGGAACTATAATCAAGACAGCTGATTTTTCTTGGGATCTTAATATTAATGCTTCTACGATTAATAATAAGATTACTTCTTTACCACAGAAAGAGATTATTTCTGGAACAAAGAAATATTCAGTAGGAAGTTCAGCTTATGATTATTGGTTGAGAGATTGGTATGGGGTAGATTCTTCAGATGGATCTGCTTTGTATACTTTGGATCCAAATTTGAGCAGAACTGGAGCGACAGACGAAAGAATTGTTGATGGAAATAGAGTAACTACAAACCAGAATAAAGCGTTGTACCAGTACGCAGGTTCTGCTTTGCCTGATTTATTCGGTAGTTTTACAAACACTTTTAAGTACAAAGGATTAGAGTTAAGTGTCTTGTTTACGTATCAGTTGGGCGGAAAAACATATGATACCAATTATGCTTCTTTAATGCATACAGGTAGTGCGTTAGGATCGGCGCTGAGTACAGATATTTTAAACAGATGGCAGAAACCGGGAGATGTTACAGATGTTCCGAGATTAGATGCTGTAAGAAATTCGCAGTTTTCTGCTGCTTCAGACAGATGGTTGGTTGATTCAGATTATTTATCATGGAGACAAGCGACTTTAGCGTATAATTTACCTAAAAATTTAGTAGATAAATTAGGTTTGGATAATATGAGATTTTTTGTAAATGGGGAGAATTTAGTACTTTTTACTAAGAGAAAAGGGCTGGATCCTACGCAGAATTTTAATGGAACAACTCAAAACAGGTTTTCTCCTGCAAGAACTGTTTCATTAGGTCTTAACTTAAACTTTTAA
- a CDS encoding RagB/SusD family nutrient uptake outer membrane protein, translating into MKINISKYIIAALSMVLLGSCSSDFLDQDPTQYVNENDALSTTQALYGAVNGLHRSMYIRYESQGETGAGGGFMQLMDVAGEDLVYTYNNTWYQSVYNWQGIANENGGDTRFIYRTFYRLIRNANAIINSADAAKGDQRDKDIVKGQALFYRAFSHFQVVQVYGKRYVNGVVNSEAGVPIILNAVDRVGRSSVEDVYRQIHADLDKAIVLLNGYGRPNNSHLDVSVAYGLKARINLVQGNWAAAADFAVKARAGKSLMAREEYTKGFNDYENREWIWGSHIVEVQTEGFANFGAYMSRNYSSTVIRSCPKAINSKLYAQIPATDIRASLFDPTGNHAALNLGSNFRKKAFTSQKFLSLNSSDSRCDVPYMRVAEMYLIEAEAKAKLGQADAAQILFNLVKERNPSYVLSTKTGQDLVDEIWFQRRIELWGEGFRFLDLKRTNSALDRTGANHVSSITGGLFAVPAGDKRWQWLIPIAEINANPLVKQNER; encoded by the coding sequence ATGAAAATTAATATTTCAAAATATATAATAGCAGCTTTATCGATGGTGCTGTTAGGGTCATGTTCAAGTGATTTCCTGGATCAGGATCCAACCCAGTATGTAAATGAGAATGATGCTTTGAGTACAACACAAGCACTTTATGGTGCTGTAAACGGCTTACATCGCTCAATGTATATCAGATACGAAAGCCAGGGAGAAACAGGTGCAGGAGGCGGTTTCATGCAATTAATGGACGTTGCCGGAGAGGATTTGGTCTATACATATAATAACACATGGTATCAGTCAGTTTATAACTGGCAAGGTATAGCTAATGAAAATGGAGGTGATACTAGATTTATTTATAGAACATTCTACAGATTGATTAGAAATGCAAATGCAATCATAAATAGTGCTGATGCAGCGAAAGGTGATCAGCGAGATAAAGATATTGTTAAGGGACAGGCACTTTTTTACAGAGCTTTTAGTCATTTTCAAGTGGTTCAGGTTTACGGTAAAAGATATGTGAACGGTGTAGTGAACAGCGAGGCTGGTGTGCCAATTATTCTTAATGCAGTAGATAGAGTAGGAAGATCTTCTGTTGAGGATGTGTATAGACAAATACATGCGGATCTTGACAAAGCTATTGTATTATTAAATGGTTATGGTCGACCAAATAACTCTCATTTAGACGTATCAGTTGCCTATGGTTTAAAAGCACGTATAAATTTAGTTCAAGGGAACTGGGCTGCTGCTGCAGATTTTGCTGTTAAAGCAAGAGCTGGTAAATCTTTAATGGCTAGAGAGGAGTATACCAAAGGGTTTAATGATTATGAGAATAGAGAGTGGATATGGGGTAGCCATATTGTAGAGGTTCAAACTGAGGGATTTGCAAATTTCGGAGCTTATATGTCTCGTAATTATAGCTCTACTGTAATTAGATCTTGTCCTAAAGCGATCAACAGTAAATTATACGCTCAGATTCCTGCTACAGATATTCGTGCGTCTTTATTTGACCCAACTGGAAATCATGCTGCATTAAATTTGGGAAGTAATTTTAGAAAAAAGGCGTTTACAAGTCAGAAATTCCTTTCTTTAAATTCTTCGGACAGTAGATGTGACGTGCCTTATATGCGTGTAGCTGAGATGTACTTAATTGAAGCTGAGGCAAAAGCAAAATTAGGACAGGCTGATGCTGCACAGATTTTATTTAATCTTGTAAAAGAAAGAAATCCTTCTTATGTATTGTCTACGAAAACAGGACAGGATTTAGTTGATGAAATTTGGTTCCAAAGAAGAATCGAATTATGGGGAGAAGGATTTAGATTCCTGGATTTAAAGAGAACTAATTCTGCTTTAGACAGAACCGGAGCGAATCATGTTTCGTCAATTACCGGAGGTCTTTTCGCTGTTCCTGCGGGAGATAAAAGATGGCAATGGTTGATTCCAATCGCTGAGATCAATGCTAACCCATTAGTGAAACAAAACGAGAGATAA
- a CDS encoding putative porin, which translates to MRIFFFLYLVVVPAVLFSQTKPIAKDNLDMNTKYSSITDTVKKKKAKIATIDQYQIITIEHDTTYADTSLTLKNAYKHNYLRKDNFGLLAFSNIGQTYNTLQYSLTDFSPYPEFGFKGKHFNFLEANQIKYYSVATPLTELFFNSTINKGQNVDSFITLNTSKNLNFSIAYRGLRSEGKYINQLASTGNFRFTTSYFTTDKRYVLNAHYTYQDILNEENGGITTPADFESGDQNFKNRQRLQVYLLDAESFLKGKRLFFDHAFRINPKEGNNNAYLTHQFNYENKFYEYNQATVTSTVDNKPVNRFGDSYVTSGIKDQTRFEKLYNKVGLTYENSLLGKFNFFIDDYRSNYEYNRVILDTTGVIVVPNNLYRQINNVGGQYEYQKNKWNGRFLYSRSITNQSLSDLDAKLRYDLNEKIKFDFRYQNINKLPNNNYDLYQSSFIKYNWSNNFKNEKINSLSANVFTPWLNAEVQYSVLKDHLYFKDESNAVEIAAQTQIVRPYQYGNAINYLSVKASREFKFGPFALDNTLLYQKVEQSDLILNVPDFVTRNTFYYSGYFFKKALFMQSGITFNYFTEYFGNSYNPVIGEFFVQQNKKIGNYANFDFFVNARIRQTRFYFKVEHFNAAFSQSNYYSAPNNPYRDLAIRFGLVWNFFQ; encoded by the coding sequence ATGAGAATATTCTTTTTTCTATATCTAGTGGTAGTGCCAGCAGTGTTGTTTTCTCAGACCAAGCCTATTGCTAAAGACAATTTGGATATGAATACAAAATATTCAAGTATTACAGATACCGTAAAAAAGAAAAAAGCCAAGATTGCGACTATAGATCAATATCAGATTATCACGATTGAGCATGATACAACTTATGCCGATACATCTTTAACGTTGAAAAATGCATACAAGCATAATTACCTTAGAAAAGATAATTTTGGACTTTTGGCATTCTCTAATATTGGACAGACGTATAATACTTTGCAATACAGTTTGACAGATTTTTCACCCTATCCGGAATTTGGTTTTAAAGGGAAACATTTTAATTTTTTAGAGGCAAATCAAATTAAGTATTATTCAGTAGCAACACCTTTGACAGAATTGTTTTTTAACAGTACTATTAATAAAGGTCAGAACGTAGATTCATTTATCACACTAAACACCTCAAAAAATCTTAATTTCTCTATTGCATATAGAGGATTGCGTTCAGAAGGAAAGTACATAAATCAGTTGGCAAGTACAGGAAATTTTAGGTTTACAACCAGTTATTTTACAACCGATAAAAGATATGTTTTAAATGCACATTATACCTATCAGGATATTTTGAATGAAGAAAATGGAGGAATAACAACTCCTGCAGATTTTGAAAGTGGCGATCAAAATTTTAAGAACCGCCAAAGATTGCAAGTTTACTTACTTGATGCGGAATCTTTTTTGAAAGGAAAACGATTGTTTTTTGATCACGCTTTTAGGATTAACCCGAAAGAAGGAAATAATAATGCCTATCTGACGCATCAATTTAATTACGAAAACAAATTTTACGAGTACAATCAGGCTACTGTTACCTCTACTGTTGATAATAAGCCTGTAAATAGATTTGGAGATTCTTATGTAACCAGTGGTATAAAAGACCAGACCCGTTTTGAGAAATTGTACAATAAGGTTGGCCTTACCTATGAGAATTCGCTTTTAGGGAAATTCAATTTTTTTATTGACGACTACAGATCAAATTACGAATACAACAGAGTTATACTTGATACAACCGGAGTTATTGTAGTTCCAAACAATCTTTACAGACAGATCAATAATGTTGGAGGACAGTACGAATATCAAAAAAACAAATGGAACGGCCGTTTTTTATATTCCAGATCAATCACCAATCAGTCGCTTTCTGATTTAGATGCCAAATTAAGATATGATCTAAATGAAAAGATCAAATTTGATTTCAGGTATCAGAATATTAATAAATTGCCTAATAATAATTACGACCTGTACCAAAGTAGTTTTATAAAATACAACTGGTCTAATAATTTTAAAAACGAAAAAATAAATTCGCTTAGCGCTAATGTTTTTACACCATGGTTAAATGCCGAGGTTCAATATTCAGTTCTAAAAGATCATTTGTATTTTAAAGATGAGTCCAATGCTGTAGAAATTGCCGCTCAAACTCAGATAGTGAGACCGTATCAGTACGGTAATGCAATTAATTATTTGTCTGTAAAAGCAAGTCGTGAGTTTAAATTTGGACCGTTTGCTTTAGACAATACATTATTATATCAAAAAGTAGAACAATCGGATTTAATTTTAAATGTACCTGATTTTGTAACCAGAAATACATTTTACTATTCAGGTTATTTTTTCAAGAAAGCATTATTTATGCAAAGCGGAATTACATTTAATTATTTTACTGAATATTTCGGTAATAGCTATAATCCTGTTATCGGTGAATTTTTTGTTCAACAAAATAAGAAGATTGGAAACTATGCCAACTTTGATTTTTTTGTGAACGCCAGAATTCGTCAGACGCGATTTTATTTTAAAGTAGAACACTTTAATGCTGCTTTTTCTCAGAGTAACTATTATTCAGCTCCTAATAATCCATATCGTGATTTAGCGATTCGATTTGGTTTAGTTTGGAATTTCTTCCAATAG
- a CDS encoding pyridoxal-phosphate dependent enzyme, translating to MDFSKNILETIGNTPLVKLNKIVAEIDALVLAKVETFNPGNSVKDRMAVKMIEDAEADGRLKPGGTIIEGTSGNTGMGLALVAIIKGYKLICVISDKQSKEKMDILRAVGAKVVVCPTDVEPTDPRSYYSVSKRLAEETPNSWYVNQYDNMSNSLAHYEQTGPEIWKQTDGKITHFVVGVGTGGTISGVGKFLKEKNPNIKIWGIDTYGSVFKKYHETGIFDENEIYSYITEGIGEDILPKNVDFSLIDGFTKVTDKDAAVYTRKIALEEAIFVGNSAGACIKGLLQLKEHFKPDDVVVVLFHDSGSRYVGKMFNDDWMRERGFLEENITKAEDVIKDHIDKQLIVVRTEELVSHAIERMRKYKISQIPVVDINGFVGSVDETDLFRSYVADKNVAEKPIKEVMGKPFPIVKLGTPIEEVSRLFTKENDAVLVDLGNGNHHIITKYDIIGSIK from the coding sequence ATGGACTTTTCAAAAAATATTTTAGAGACAATTGGTAATACACCATTGGTAAAACTCAACAAAATTGTTGCTGAAATTGATGCGTTAGTATTGGCAAAAGTCGAAACTTTTAATCCGGGGAATTCTGTAAAAGACAGAATGGCCGTAAAGATGATTGAAGATGCTGAGGCCGATGGTCGCCTAAAACCAGGAGGAACCATTATTGAAGGAACTTCCGGAAATACCGGAATGGGACTTGCTCTTGTAGCAATTATTAAAGGTTACAAATTAATCTGCGTGATCTCTGACAAACAGTCAAAAGAGAAAATGGATATTCTTCGTGCTGTTGGAGCAAAAGTGGTAGTTTGCCCTACAGACGTAGAACCTACGGACCCACGTTCTTATTACTCGGTTTCAAAGCGTTTAGCTGAAGAAACTCCTAATTCCTGGTATGTAAATCAATACGATAATATGTCAAATTCTTTGGCACATTATGAACAAACCGGACCTGAAATCTGGAAACAAACCGATGGTAAAATCACGCATTTTGTGGTTGGAGTAGGAACGGGTGGTACCATTTCAGGAGTGGGTAAATTTTTGAAAGAGAAAAATCCGAACATCAAAATTTGGGGAATTGATACCTATGGTTCTGTTTTTAAAAAATACCACGAAACTGGTATTTTTGATGAAAACGAAATCTACTCTTATATCACAGAAGGAATCGGTGAAGATATTTTGCCTAAAAATGTTGATTTTTCTCTAATCGACGGATTCACCAAAGTAACAGATAAAGACGCAGCTGTTTATACCCGAAAAATTGCTCTTGAAGAAGCTATTTTTGTCGGGAATTCTGCCGGAGCTTGTATAAAAGGATTGTTACAGCTTAAAGAACACTTTAAGCCGGATGATGTTGTTGTGGTACTTTTTCATGATTCAGGAAGTCGTTACGTAGGGAAAATGTTTAATGACGACTGGATGCGTGAACGTGGATTCTTAGAAGAAAATATAACAAAAGCAGAAGATGTAATCAAAGATCATATCGACAAACAATTAATTGTTGTTCGTACAGAAGAATTGGTTTCACATGCTATCGAGCGTATGCGTAAGTACAAAATTTCGCAAATTCCAGTTGTAGATATTAATGGTTTTGTTGGTTCTGTTGATGAAACAGATTTGTTCAGAAGTTATGTGGCAGACAAAAATGTAGCCGAAAAACCAATAAAAGAAGTAATGGGAAAACCGTTCCCGATTGTAAAATTAGGAACTCCAATTGAAGAAGTTTCACGATTATTTACCAAAGAAAACGATGCTGTCTTAGTGGATTTAGGAAATGGCAATCACCATATTATTACCAAATACGATATTATTGGGTCTATAAAATAA
- a CDS encoding 3'-5' exonuclease, giving the protein MNFTAIDFETATAYHPCSVGIVTVQNGIIVDEFVTLIKPPNNEYNPFTIRVHGIYPRDTVNAKSFLQVYPEIEKRLKNRVVVAHNESFDRNVLFKSMALYGLDYEELNIAPRWECTVKMYKAKGIKPTKLSDCCREMNIQLSHHEALSDARACAKLYLLK; this is encoded by the coding sequence ATGAATTTTACTGCCATAGATTTTGAAACGGCAACTGCTTACCATCCTTGTTCTGTTGGAATTGTAACGGTACAAAACGGGATAATTGTAGACGAGTTTGTCACTTTGATAAAACCTCCCAATAATGAATACAATCCGTTCACCATTCGTGTACATGGAATTTACCCGCGAGATACTGTAAATGCAAAATCATTTTTGCAAGTCTATCCGGAAATCGAAAAAAGATTAAAAAATAGAGTAGTGGTAGCGCATAATGAAAGTTTCGATCGTAATGTTTTATTTAAGTCAATGGCGCTTTATGGCTTAGATTATGAAGAGCTCAATATTGCCCCACGTTGGGAATGCACAGTGAAAATGTATAAAGCAAAAGGAATAAAGCCGACGAAATTAAGTGATTGTTGCCGGGAAATGAACATTCAGCTGAGCCATCACGAAGCACTTTCTGATGCACGAGCCTGTGCTAAATTATATCTGTTGAAATAA